The Ranitomeya variabilis isolate aRanVar5 chromosome 7, aRanVar5.hap1, whole genome shotgun sequence DNA window TAGACTGTATGAGGACATGAGGTCCTGGTGATGGTCGGCCTGGAATCACATGATCACACAAatcccagaacactgccccctatcAGTGGAAATGTGAGAAAATCCAATAATGACACCAAATGCTTGAAGACTTTATCCTGAGCATCAGATTATATAGTTCAATGTATCTTTATAGAGAGAATGAGAAGATAAAAGAAACTGTCAGAAAAGAGTAAATGTGTTATAATGTCATATGATGAGAATTGGAAATGGGAAAAGCTCAGCCAAACCTCTGTAACCACCGGCTGTAATCTAACACCTGGAAATTGCCAGGATGTTATTTCATTCATCCCTATTTCTGCCTCCATCATTATCAGCTGCTTTATAAGAGGCCGATAGTGAGAGAAAAAGTATTGGTTATTCCGCTGCATTGTGACATCATCTCTTACCTTATATGGAAGCGGGCAGTGATGTCACACAGGtgagtgatgatgtcacaatagagcgGAACCTTAAAAACCCTCGGTTCCATCTCACTGGCTCAGACTTGGTATATGTCTGTCTCCTGACAACACTGTACCTAGATCTTCTCCTTGTGAGATTAGCGCTTTACTTGCGATTTACTTGTGGAATAGCGAAACTGTATTAGAGGATACTTCTGGATTTTCCTGAAGATCACTGACTGaggacttctacatctggaggtaaATCTGTTTTGTGTTGTTATTTAtgaaactattattatttattgttatagcgccattttttccatggcgttttacatgtgaggcggggtatacataataaaaacaagtacaatagtcttgaacaatacaagtcacaactggtacaggaggagtgaggaccctgcccgcgagggctcacaatctacaagggatgggtgagaatacagtaggcgaggatagagctggtcatgcagcggtttggtcgatcggtggttactgcaggttgtaggcttgtcggaagaggtgggtcttcaggttctaacTAGAAGCTTTCTTCTCATTATTTTTTCATGTATTCTTGAATTTTGTATGAAAACACTTTTTgcgtttgttgccattttctgacaccCGTAGCGGTTtcttttttcgtgatttggggttgggtgaaggattattttttgcaccctgagctgtcgtttttactgataccatgatGGGGAACATGCGATGTTTTGATGAGTAACTCGTCCGGCACAAATCACGGCACAATACAACAGAAAAAACATTTTCATgaatatttttatttacaattcATGAAACAAATCCAGTCCTCAGTGGCCGGATATAAGAGTAGGAATGGCCGCAAGAAAACCAGGGAGCAAATATCAGTGTCCAGCAAtttacagggggaggaggggagatttcctttattaataaatagtagtaataataatggcagccagcgctctacctgtatggggcagggcgggctgcaccagggattatagcactgtgtaatatggctccaatgttatcttctccccttcagatctccctcctgactctgtctggtccaggaccacagaggggacgtcagctcctggctgtctggtccaggaccacagaggggacatCAGTCACCACCTACATAAGCTGAGAAGAGAACATCAGCGTGCACAGGACCCCGCAGAGCCGGACATCTGTAGAGTGAGTATAATGGCTGCCGCCAGGGTCCATCTTCTTACACTAATTAGATAAGTGGAGGAGGCCGGACCACGGCTGTCAGCACCGACCACTGAGTTAGGCCAGAATTGCACCTGACAACCTCCCGCATTTAACCACTATCATTCGGCTACTTGTTGGCTGATTGTCGGGTGTCTGGTGCCATTAAGGCAGTTCTTActgctggaaaatactgaccaaatactgagcatgtgaacatggcctaaagctgaaaattatttggtttagatctgaaataaaacttgtgtcagagtataatgtagcccccccctcataaaatatgtagctcccctcataaaatataatgcagccccctcatagagtataatgcatcccctcccatagagtataatgtagcccccttaaataaaataatgtagccccctcgtagaatataatgcagccctcaaatagaataatgcagccccctcatagagtaaaatgcagccccttcatagggtataatgcagtccccttaaagaatataatgtagccccctcaaatactatattgcagccccccatagagtaaaatgctgccccttcatagggtataatgcaaactcccatagaatataatgtagccccctcatataatataatgcagcccctccatagaatataatgtagcctctccatagaatataatacagccccacagtcctacagtcttatggccaccagtactaactgatatatatatatatatatatatatatatatatatatcccacaatcctcacctctcctcctcattcccccgcggttccagactctgctccagtctcagcagctgcactgccatctgcccggcacacagtatgaggtgacgtcatcacgcaccgGCTGTGGCAGAGGCAGAGGGCAATAATGGAGCAGGGAGTATCATCTGATGCCCTCTCCTCTATTATTGcacctatgatgccgatacagttgaatgcggcacatgctgggggcagcagcggtggagcagcaggCGACAGGAGGAAGGAGacgactgctgcggctaaagcctgtgcccgctgctaaagagaaattaatattcactgctccccacgcccatggccagtccgacctgggctctacacacagaactgaggaataaaatggtaaaactcatctgttccttatactacaggtggAATAATTCTCTACTGCTGGAAGGTTCTCAAAGTTTTACTTGTTGAGCGTTGAAAACTCCAAGTGTAAACTTTGTTCTGGATTAGGAATCTTATTTCCATCGGGAATTCACCAGATATTACTGTAAGTATTCTGAGGTCATAACAAACATTTCCtgcctaaaaataaaagaataaaatctgACCGATCTATTGTTCCTTTTAGGGTTGATAAACGACTACAGAGCTGAAATCTTGACAAGAAGATCCCTGTCGATTACTAAGATCCCAGCTGAATTCTGTAGCACTACTAGTGACATCACATTTCTTGGATTTACAAGAAGAGTAAAGTAGTTAGAAGGTAACGATACTTTTCTGTAACATTGAAGTCTaagttgcaatgtgtgaacatgatgtgaggaatagCGCCATTTCCGGCCATTATATGGCTTGTATGGTATTTTGTATTGTTCTACAATTTTCACCCTACAGTCACTATCTCTAATTTGCATTTGTCTTTGAATCagtgtctcccgcaaaaaaagtattTTACCTCTTACCTTAGGTAGCACAGAGCCATGGAGGAAATTATATATCAGTACtgagcattgtagctgtgaatccagctctggtatAAGCTAATGTACCTGCTAGAATCCTGCAGGACAATGATTCTGTGCTTCctcctggcagtgctcctcctctgcCTCCTAACTTGTGAAATCTCTGTGCAGAGCAAGACGGATTACAGGAGGTTATTCAGAGTTAATGAGCTCAGGAGACGGGAAAGTGGAGGAATTGACCCATAAGAATAGATTAAAGACGATTTCTCTGATAtcatatgttacaaagtttcttataatcaCTTATACTAGTGATTTATACAATTTGTTGCCGGGCAGTTCCCATGTAAACACTTTCTCGATGTTTTGCGGCTTCATCTTCTCGTCCTTCCATACTACTTATGGTCACTACTTTTTGGCTTTTGCTGTTTATTGTCCTATAACTTTTTTCCATTTGTGGATTATTCTGCAGGACTTCTCGCACACTGAGTGACTTCTGCGTGTTGCTCTGCGCTGTGAGATCTGCGACTATTGTGCGCCGGAAGAGCACGTTACTGAACACTTTTGAGGAGAAACCATGAGTTCTCGGGAATTGAGGCAGCTGATCATGGACAACATTGCATGGATGAACCGGCCAGAAAACCGAAGTAAGTGAACCTTTACAATGTAaggggtgtgtgtggggggattataCCGGGGTCTTTTTGTCGTCACCCCAGTAACAACAGGTTCCACTCTCTAGTTCTTTCCATAAGAGGAGTTAGAAAtatttctgcctgtatactggggaCAATGTTAGACGGGGAACTAAACTAATAACTCTGGGTATTGTAGTAGTGACGATCGGTGGGGTCCGGACCCTCAGACCAGCACACATCGCTCACAACAGGGGTCAACGTGCTTAGATTATTCTTGGGTGTGTGCAGAGCGGTGTCCCGGCCCAGTAAAAATTTATagagaaataatagatagataatagatagataatagatgatagacacaTTTGTACCTGTCATTTATGATATTTTCTGTCATTATAATACATGAGTTTTTCCCTTCAGATCAGAGCCCTGTGATCGGAAGACTCAGGTCGTCTCAGACAAGAGGAGGAAGGATTGAAGATGACAGAGATTATTTACCTTCTCCAGAGAGAAGAAGAAGAGTTAGAGACCCATCCAGGCGCTCAGTACGAGAGGAGACCAGACACAGGAGCCGTTCGCCACATAGGCCGCTACCTGACCGTCCCATCTCTCCTGagcctttaccaccgaccacgcgccctgacaatctcaggcctgcggaggctttaccaccgaccacgctccctgacaatctcaggcctgcggaagctttaccaccgaccacgctccctgacaatctcaggcctgcggaggctttaccaccgaccacgctccctgaccGTCACAGTTCTGCTGATGCGTCACTACCGAGCAGCAGCAATAACAGGAGTGGTGGAAATGAAGCGGCAACCACCTCCGGGGCCGATCCTCAGCCAAATTTTATTCCACCATCCGTGGGCACAGATGCTGAGAATCAGGCCGGATTAGATTCAGTTGAGGATACAACCCCACCGCAGGCTGCACCCCTGCGGAGGAGAGGACGGCGGAGAGGAATGACAAGGATACGGCAAATAGAACGCCTTCCTACCAGGAGCGCCACAGGCCAGGAGGAGATTCCTTCTTGTGCCATATGCCTAGGTGATTATGAAGTAGGTGAGCAGCTTATTGTGCTGCCCTGCCGACATCTTTTTCATCAGAGCTGCATTACACCATGGCTCCGCCAAAACCGCTACTGTCCTTACTGccgccaaaactgtttccaacagaaCAGACAGAGAAGAGCATAAATCCCAACATGTGCTCGTGTATCCATccccaatatatatttatttcctttattaatgatttttactaaataaaatgtatatgttttttatacttatgaagtcagcactccattttttcAGTTTTCTATGTTACCAGGAGTTTCTTCGTGTACGGCCATATTGATACATTTATAGAGGAACAGTCACACGATGCAACTACTTTTTACCTATTTATGCATCATTTCCGGAATTTTCTAAACTACATCAGTGATATGTCCGCCACTGCATTACAGAATCCATTTAGCTCTAGTGGTCCCCATACTTGCCATTATCCGTTCTGCAATTTCTGGGGCAACACCTCTATTAAATCTGTGGACAGTTTGCTCCAATTACAAAACAAGCACTAAATCTATTGTACTACTTCTAATCTGATTTACTATGCTGCACGTGAGTGTCCatatatatggggctgcattacactatagaggctgcctatgggggtgcattatattaggggctgcattacactatagaggctgcctatgggggtgcattatattaggggctgcattatactatagaggctgcctatgggggtgcattatattaggggctgcattacactatagaggctgcctatgggggtgcattatattaggggctgcattatactatagaggctgcgttatactatagaggctgcctatgggggagcattatattacattatactagggggtgcattatattatagaagctgcctttggaggtgcattatattaggggctgaattatactatagaggctgcctgtggcggtgcattatattatagaggctgcctatgggatgcattatactataaaggctgcgtttggggctgcattatactataaaggctgcctgtgggggtgcattatactatagaggctgcctatgggcctacattatactatagaggctgcctatgggggggggggcattatattaggggctgccttacactatagagtc harbors:
- the LOC143785863 gene encoding uncharacterized protein LOC143785863, coding for MSSRELRQLIMDNIAWMNRPENRNQSPVIGRLRSSQTRGGRIEDDRDYLPSPERRRRVRDPSRRSVREETRHRSRSPHRPLPDRPISPEPLPPTTRPDNLRPAEALPPTTLPDNLRPAEALPPTTLPDNLRPAEALPPTTLPDRHSSADASLPSSSNNRSGGNEAATTSGADPQPNFIPPSVGTDAENQAGLDSVEDTTPPQAAPLRRRGRRRGMTRIRQIERLPTRSATGQEEIPSCAICLGDYEVGEQLIVLPCRHLFHQSCITPWLRQNRYCPYCRQNCFQQNRQRRA